A DNA window from Camelina sativa cultivar DH55 chromosome 13, Cs, whole genome shotgun sequence contains the following coding sequences:
- the LOC104737744 gene encoding suppressor protein SRP40-like, translated as MRIRKNTKLASALLGYGGERPETYVCHLNQSPWDVIPVTSSGDCELTNLLDSSWFLPLSSSSSSSSSSSSIPPLFHHQFNGEDNNFNADVSLGDCNGAAVRFNNSMGDSHNLVSVEKLNLNAAEDKYELSPDADEPMDQSDSSSDKKSEALLEPKSPVKTSDDEGQVGVVTIPAPPKRGRPRGTGKKALASAAASKNPYEFYYYSGFGPRWGRKRGGSDDEKLGLGDNNKKSRSSTSSSSNEEGDKTAAFGSGSVSFDGFDYVEEDYVDVMDEDEESDHGKKQKKDKMIMMKKTIKRGRKPVKERSLKSLM; from the exons atgaggattCGGAAGAACACGAAGCTGGCATCGGCTCTTTTAGGTTACGGCGGAGAGAGACCGGAGACGTATGTTTGTCACTTAAACCAGTCTCCATGGGATGTGATTCCGGTCACTTCCTCTGGCGATTGCGAGTTAACTAACCTGCTCGACTCGTCGTGGTTCCTCCCTCtatcgtcttcctcttcttcttcttcttcttcttcttctattccgCCTCTCTTTCACCACCAG TTCAATGGAGAAGACAATAACTTCAATGCGGATGTGAGTTTGGGAGATTGTAATGGCGCTGCTGTTAG ATTTAATAACTCCATGGGAGATAGTCACAACCTTGTCTCCGTCGAGAAACTTAATCTCAATGCGGCGGAGGATAAGTACGAGCTATCTCCGGACGCTGATGAACCAATGGATCAGAGCGATAGTAGCAGTGACAAGAAATCCGAAGCTCTCCTCGAGCCTAAATCGCCGGTCAAAACCTCCGACGACGAGGGCCAAGTGGGTGTTGTTACAATTCCGGCGCCGCCTAAACGCGGACGGCCACGTGGTACGGGCAAGAAAGCTCTAGCTTCCGCTGCCGCATCGAAGAATCCGTACGAGTTTTACTATTACTCTGGTTTCGGGCCACGGTGGGGGAGAAAAAGAGGCGGCTCCGATGACGAGAAGTTAGGTTTGGgcgataataataaaaagagcaGAAGTAGTACCAGTAGCAGTAGCAACGAAGAGGGTGATAAAACGGCGGCGTTTGGAAGTGGGAGCGTTAGCTTTGACGGGTTTGATTATGTGGAAGAGGATTATGTCGACGTGATGGATGAAGATGAGGAGAGCGATCAtgggaagaagcaaaagaaagacaagatgataatgatgaagaagacgatcaAGAGAGGAAGGAAGCCCGTTAAGGAAAGGTCTTTGAAATCCCTCATGtga
- the LOC104737745 gene encoding 40S ribosomal protein S20-2: MAYQAMKPTKAGLEEPLEQIHKIRITLSSKNVKNLEKVCTDLVRGAKDKRLRVKGPVRMPTKVLKITTRKAPCGEGTNTWDRFELRVHKRVIDLFSSPDVVKQITSITIEPGVEVEVTIADS; encoded by the exons ATGGCTTACCAGGCAATGAAGCCAACTAAGGCTGGTTTGGAAGAACCACTTGAGCAAATTCACAAGATCAGGATCACTCTCTCCTCCAAGAATGTGAAGAACTtggaaaaag TGTGCACTGATTTGGTTCGTGGAGCTAAGGACAAGAGACTGAGAGTTAAGGGACCAGTGAGAATGCCCACCAAGGTTCTTAAAATCACTACCCGAAAAGCTCCTTGTGGTGAAG GAACCAATACATGGGACAGATTTGAGCTTAGGGTTCACAAGCGTGTGATTGATCTCTTCAGCTCTCCTGATGTTGTCAAGCAGATCACTTCCATCACCATTGAACCTGGTGTTGAGGTCGAGGTCACCATCGCCGACTCGTAG